GTCCAGTTTTTACCATAATCGTGGTTTCCTAAAATAGCTACAGTAGCAATATTACCTTTAACGGCGTGTTTTAATACTTCTTCTAATTGTTTAAGTTGCTTTTTACTATCATAGCTAACAAAATCACCTGTATATACAACAAAATCGGGATTTAATTTTTGTGCTTTTTTAAATGAGTTTATGATATAGGTGTAATCAAAACGATCACCTATATGTAAATCACTAAGTTGCATTAATTTTTTACCAATAAGGTTTGTTGGTAGGTTGTTTATAGGCATTCTTTTCTGAACAAATTCTAACCAAAAAGGCTCAATTTGCCAGCTATATATTCCGCTTAAAAGGCCTGTTCCAAGTAATCCTGCAATTGTTTTTTTTATGAAATTTCGTCTTTTCATTTTTTAAAAATCAGTTTTTAAAGGAATTTTAAAAGATACTTTTGTTCCAGTGGTAATATTTTTATCAAGAAGTTCTTTAATACGAAAAGCATTTCTTTTAGTTAATGTTTTAATACGTTCTTCAGTAATTTTAATAGCTACTGAATTGTGAGAACTTACTTTTTTATTTTTTTTAGATTCAAGAATTCCAATACCATTATCAATAATACTACAACGTAAATAATTATTTTTAGTAGAAAAATCTAATGTTATTTTTCCATCCTTTTTTGCTTTAATACCGTGTTTAATGCTGTTTTCTACAAAGGGCTGTATAAGCATTGGTGGAATTAAAATTTCTTCGGAATCTAAATTTAAGTTTGTGTTTATTTGATAGTTAAAAGAGTTTGAACTCATTTGTTGTTCTAGTTCTATATAGTTTTTAAGAGCTGATATTTCTTCTGCTAAACTAATTTCTTCTTGTCTAGAGTTATTTAAAACACTGCGTAAAAGAACAGCAAATTTGCTTATGGTAGTATTTAATTCAGTAGCTTTTCCTGAGTTTCCTAAGGCTTTAATACTGTTTAAAACATTAAAGATAAAATGAGGATTCATTTGTAATTGTAACGCTTTTTGTTCGAGCGACAATAAATGATTTTTTAATTGTAGTTTTTTTACTTTTGCTCTGTTTTTAGCTTTTATCTTTTTAATATAAAACAAAATTGTACCACTTAATAATAAAGCAGCTAAAGTAATACAAAGCCATTGAAACCAACTTTTCAGATAGATAGGCTTATCAATAAAAAAGTTAAATTGAATAGGATTACTTTCTATTTTTCCAATTTTCGATTGTGCTATAAAAGTATAATTACCAGCGTTTAAATAAGCTAAATCAACAGTGTTTTTACTCGTCCAACTACTAAACTGGTTGTTTAATTTATAACGATACAAAACCTTTTTTGGGTTATTTATATTAACTGTTTTGTAGGTAAATGAAATATGGTTTTTGGTTGGTTTTAATTGTAATGTTTTAGGGTAATTATTAATATCGATAGTATCTAGTGCTTTGTAAACAACTTCGATGTTTTGAAAAGTAATTACTGGTTTGTTTTTTAAAGCTGTTTCTCCTTCTAGTTTAAAGAGCCCTCTGTTATTAGAGGCTATCCAAATGTTTTTTTGTTGATCTTGATATACTGTATTTATTTTATTGGTATTTATGGTATTGTATTTATTAATGCTTCTTTCAAAAGAAAAATTTTCGTCAAGTACAACAATTCCTTCATTTCTTGTAATAATCCAAAATTGATTATTAATTTTTTTGATACCAGTTATTTTATTTGGAGTAGTACTAATTGTTTCAGCAATATTATTTCTAATTAATTTAATTCCGTCATTATAAGTAGTCGCAATACAATTTTTATTATTGATAAGAATAGCGGTGTAATTACCTAATCCAACTCTTTTTAAAAGTGTTGGGTTAATTAGCTTATCTAGTTTCCATAAACTTTTATTAGTCGCTATCCAGTAAAATCTACCATCAAATTTTAGGTCATTAATAACATTTAAATCTATTTGAAAATTTGTTCTAATATTTGAAAGAAAATCTTCTCGAACTCTTAAAATACCTTTATCGGTTCCTAAAAAAGTACCAGTAGTTGTTGTAATAATGCAATTGATTTTTTTTTCTTCAAAATTGATAAATTTATTACTGGTTTTAATACTTAAACCTTTATTTGTACCTATTAAAAGGTTGTTTTTTGAAGAGATAACTGTTGTTTTATTTGAAATTAAGCCATCTTTATTTGTGTAGTTAAGAAACTCGTTTCCATCAAAACGAGATAGTCCTTTGTTGGTTGTAAGCCATAAATAACCAGTGTTATCTTGTGTGATATTAGTTATAGTTGCACTTGGTAACCCACTATTTGAGTTGTAATTTTTAAACGCATTAATTTGCGCAACAATATTACATGTAGAAAAGATAAAAACAATAAAAAATAAACTTCGAAGAAACTTCATAAAAACAAACTTAACTAATTTAAACGTCATTGCGATAAAGTAATCTTACTATAAATTACTTCATGTTATTCGCAATGACGTTTCCCTAAAAATATTTAATTATTTCATGGCATACAAACGCTTATTGTTTGTATCTGGTTTTACATGTTTTAAATCACCATAAGGTTTTGTTAAGGGCTTTAGTACACATAAAACTGATGTTTTTCCTTTAATTATTAATTTTGTACCTTTTATTGTATAAGTCCATCTAAATTTATCTACAGGTATTTTTAGCTTATTCATTTCTTTCATTAAATCTTCATCACCAGCTATGAAATCCATAATTTCTTCTTGCATTATAAATGTTGGAATTTCATAATCTGCATTAATATAATCTACCTCTAATTTAATAGGTACGTTATATTGTTGTGTATATGGTTCGCCTATGTAACGCTCTCTTTCATTTGTTAAAGCCGAAAACCAGTCTATTTCTTTTTCTTCAGGATATTTTTTTGCAATTTCTTTAGATAAATCTACCTTTCCTGGTGAATTTGCAGTTGGGTAAAATACATAATATGGTTGCGCTAAATAATGATTTGCAAACTCTCCACCGAATATATTAAAGTATGGTGAGGCAACAATTTGCGGAACTTGATCAGTAGAGAATACTTGTTTTAATTTTTTTAAAAGCTCAGTATTCTTGCCTAAACCGTTTGAATGAAATACAATTTTAGTATTTGTGTTAATTCCAGTTTTTAAACTAGGTAATGTTTTTTTAGCAATACTTCTTTGTAACGATTCTGAGGTAATCTTTTCTCCGTTTATAACTGTTTCAAGGTTCATGCCTTTAAAAGGAGCGTTGTAATTAACAATATGAATTTCGCCATACGGGTTTTTAGAAGCATTTTTATTCATCCAAGAAATAATTTCTTCTAAAGAATATTCTTCATTTATAATTTGATAATTTTTTTCTTTAAAAAAAGCTCTAGCACTATCGTAAAACTTACTGTCACTTTTATCAAACCCAGCAATAAATACAATTGGTTTTCTTGAGTTTACTTTAATTTTATTTACAGTTTCTTCTTTTTTAGCAATGTTTCCCAACTCTTGGTTATTGTTTTCTTTTGTTTTTTTACAGTTTGTAAATGTTCCGATTAGTAGTAGTAATCCCATTACCATTCCTACTTTTAAAATGTGTTTTTTCATAGATCTATATTTTAAGGTTATTATATAATTATTGTTTTAAAATGATTGTTATATTTTTTTCTAAATTGTAACAGTTAGGTAGTTTGTTTAAAATATTAGGTAGATTTCTATCGTTAATCCATCTCCCATTTTCTTCCTTTTTAACAGCTACAATTAATCCGTTGTTGTTTACTTCTAGTTTTAAGCTATTGTATTTATTTAAATACATTTTTAATATTGATGAATAATTGTTATCAGACCACATAATACTTGTTTTATACAGTCAAAATTAGGGGAGAAGTAGGGTGTAGTTTTAAGTTAATTAGAATTCGTAGTCAATAAATTAGAATTCGTTAAAAAAAAGAAGCTTTGCAAATGTTTTGTAATAGTGAAATTAATCTATAAAATGCCGTTTAGTAGGCTAGTGTATAGTGTGAATCTATGGTGTGTTAATCATGAACGATTTTGATGCTCATCGAATATTAAAAATACTGTAGGTTTTCAGGTTCTTAAAACTGAAAAGTTCATTGACATAGTTGTGGTAAGTAATAAAAAGTATTTAAGAATTTATTATTAAATACTTTTATTCCGCGTATCCCTTCCATATGGTGTGTGTGGAGAAAAGAAGTCCGTATATGAACATGTTAACAACAAGGAACGTAAACATGACGTAACATTAACTAGTAACAAAAGTTTAAGACT
This genomic stretch from Tenacibaculum sp. Bg11-29 harbors:
- a CDS encoding histidine kinase: MKFLRSLFFIVFIFSTCNIVAQINAFKNYNSNSGLPSATITNITQDNTGYLWLTTNKGLSRFDGNEFLNYTNKDGLISNKTTVISSKNNLLIGTNKGLSIKTSNKFINFEEKKINCIITTTTGTFLGTDKGILRVREDFLSNIRTNFQIDLNVINDLKFDGRFYWIATNKSLWKLDKLINPTLLKRVGLGNYTAILINNKNCIATTYNDGIKLIRNNIAETISTTPNKITGIKKINNQFWIITRNEGIVVLDENFSFERSINKYNTINTNKINTVYQDQQKNIWIASNNRGLFKLEGETALKNKPVITFQNIEVVYKALDTIDINNYPKTLQLKPTKNHISFTYKTVNINNPKKVLYRYKLNNQFSSWTSKNTVDLAYLNAGNYTFIAQSKIGKIESNPIQFNFFIDKPIYLKSWFQWLCITLAALLLSGTILFYIKKIKAKNRAKVKKLQLKNHLLSLEQKALQLQMNPHFIFNVLNSIKALGNSGKATELNTTISKFAVLLRSVLNNSRQEEISLAEEISALKNYIELEQQMSSNSFNYQINTNLNLDSEEILIPPMLIQPFVENSIKHGIKAKKDGKITLDFSTKNNYLRCSIIDNGIGILESKKNKKVSSHNSVAIKITEERIKTLTKRNAFRIKELLDKNITTGTKVSFKIPLKTDF